A region of the Methylobacterium nodulans ORS 2060 genome:
GTAACAACGCGGTCGGTCCGGCCGGGTTGCGTAACGCCTCGCATCCCGGTTCCGGATCAGGGCTGCCCGCGCATTCACCTTGCCGTGCAATCCCCCTCCGCCGCTCGTGCCGAGAACTTGGCGCAGACTCGCGACAAGCCGGTTCCGCTTGGCCGGTCCCCTACGCCAAGGGTGGAAATTCATGAAGGCGCAGCTCGCGATCGGTCCGGGGCAGGCCGCGCGCCGCGCGGCCCCTCGGCGGCGCCATCGCGTCGTGCTGCCTGCCGAATCGCGGGAGGCGTTTCTAGCCTGCGCTCGCGTCCCCCACCGGGGAGCGTCCGCCGTGATAGCCGGCCGCCTGCTCGACCAGCGTGAGGATGTCGAGCGCCCGCCAGGGCTTGGGGATGAAGGTGGCGGACATCCGCAGATCGCTCGGCTGGTCGCCGGCATCGCCGGAGGTGAGGAGGACATGGACGCGCGGCCAGGTCACGCCGATGATCCGCGCGAGTTCGAATCCGCCGATCGGTCCCGGGGTGCGCACGTCGGAGAAGACGACGTTCACCTCCTCGCCCCGCTCGCGCAGGATGGCGAGGGCCTTCTCGGCGGTTTCCGCCTCGATCACGCGGAACCCCGTCTCCTCCAGCAGCGTGGCTGCCAGGAAGCGCTCCTCCGGTTCGTCCTCGACGACCAGGATGACGGGTTGTGGCTTCGCGTCGCCGGAATCGCTCATAGGCATGGAACGGGCGTCCAGTTCACCGGTTGCATCGCCCCGAACGGTTCTCCGGGCGGGCTCACGTAAGCTTGACCACCAGCGCATCATCTTGCTCTTGATGAGCCGAATCAAGGGCGAGTCGGTCGCAAGCCCGTGGCTCTGAGCAGGACAACGTGCCGATCCCCTGCCCGATCCGTCCGTTCGCGTCCGCACGCCGCATCTTGCTCCGGCGGCGGGCCGGAGCAAGGCGGCGAGCGACTAATCCCCCTTCATGATCCAGCCAATGGGGCCGATGCGGCGTGCGCTGCCGCACATGCGATGAGGGGCGGCCCGGATCCCGGACCGCCCCCGCAAGCGCCTGAAGGCGTGAGAATCGGGCCGCGGCTTGCGGCTCGTCAGGCCGCCGCCGCCTTGCGGCTCTTGGCCGGCCAGCCGAGGCTGACGAGGCGCTGCTTGGCATGCTCGCGCACCTCGTCGCGCAGGCCCGGCGCCATGGCGGCGAGCCGGGCCTGTGTCTCGGGGGCGAGCATCAGGTCGGTCACGGCGTTGATGCTCTTCGCCCGGTCGATCTGCGCCTTGAGATCGGCCTCCCCGGAGAGGTCGGCCTCGGAGGCCGCGACCTCGGCGGGTTCCGCCGCGGCCTCCTCCTCCGGCTCCCGGCCGCCCTTGGCCTTGGCCGCTGGCTGGAGGTCCGGGCGGGAGGCCTTGAACTCGTCGGCCTCGTCCTCGGAGTAGAGCAGGCCGTGCAGGCCCACGAGCTTGAGGATGACGCGGTCCTTGGCCCGCTTCTCGGCCATGGCGAAGACGTAGGCGGCCTGCTTGGCCGAGACGCGGTAGTTCACGCCGATGAGCGCCTCGCCGATCGACCATTCGGTGCGGTCGCCGTTCGCGCCCGGCATGTGGCCGGTGACCAGGATCACCGCCTCGTCGCGCTCCGCCCGCACGATCACCGGCGCGTCGAAGCGGATGCGGGCCTGGGCGGCGATCCGCTCCAGGGCCTTGTGGTAGATCACGGCGGTCCCCTGCACCCGCCAGACATTGCCGGCCAGCGGCTCCCCGTAGGTCGCGAGAATCTCCGCGATCTGCTTGTCGGTCGTTGCGCTCATGCGATCGATCTCACCTGCTCGAAGGTGGTTGCGGGGGTCGCGCGGACCCCCGCTTCCACGGATGCTCTTGTAGCATAAGGATGATCGAATAGCGAGCGATTTGGCGTGATTGATGCAAGCACAGGCGCGTCCAAGCATCGCATTCCCGCCCGCCTTGCGACGGGTGAGCGACGCAAAGCGGCGTGAGGGATAAGACCATCATGGCAACGCTTCTCTCAGTGGCATTGTGGTGCCGTTGACCGGGGCAGAAACGTTCGCGTAATGTTCCTGTGAGATGAAGCGGCAAGATCTTGAAGTGCGGGCGCGCCGTGCCTGCGCCTGCCCGCGTTTCCGGAGCATCGACCGGCCATGAGCGCCCCTCTCCTGCACGATCCTGCCGCCCTGCTGGAGCGGCCCGGCACCCGTCGCAGCGCGGTGCGCGGCAGCGGCCGGCGGTCGATGCCGGCGCCCGCGATCGCGGCGCCGCGCATGGCGCTGGTGGCCGATTTCCTGGCGATCGCGGCCCTCGATCCGGCGGTCGAGTCGCTGCGTGCCGCGCCGGCCCCCGCGCGGCTGCTGGTGGGCGGGGAGGTGGTGGAGCACGCGGCCGATTTCGAGCAGACGCGCACGGACGAGCCGGGGCTGCTGGTCGACGTGGTGGCGGAGGCGGATCTCGCACGCCACCCGTTCCGGGTCGCCTATGTGGCGGGCGAGCCGGTGGTGGCGGAGGATGGGCGGCGCTTCGTGATCGAGAGCGCGGCGACGCTGCGCGCCGAGCCTCGGATCTCGACGGTGCGGCTGGTGATGGCCTGCCGGCGCACCTTCGTGTCGGCGGGCGACCGGGTGCGGATCCTGCACTACCTCGACGAATGCGGCACGGGCCGCTTGGTCGAGTGCGCGGCGGTGGTCCAGAATGCGGTGGACGGCGTCGCGGCGGTGCTGGCGCTCGCGGTCGAGGGGCTCGTCGCCGTGGATATCGGACGCCCGATCGTGCCCGAGACGCCGGTCCGCCGCCGGCCCCTGCCCTTCGCGGACCCGTTCGGGTTCTAGAGTTTGTCCGGGAGAAGCGGAGGCCGGTTCTTCGTTCGGTCAGGTCTCTGGCTTGGCGTCGCGCATTCGAGACGGGTCAACAGCCCGACATGTCAACAGCTTGGGCCGTCGGGATGAGTTCGCCACCGGCCGAGCCGCCCCTGACGGATCAACCGGAAGCCAAGTGAAGCCAGCGCGCATCTGTCCCGGTCTGCTCCTCGGGCTCTTGCCGGCTGCCCTGAGGGTCGCGAGAAGGCGTCCGGCTCACGATGGAGGCAGATATGGTCCAGGACGACGACGAATACGTGTACGACGAGGCGACCGGCGAATGGCGTCCGGCCTCGGAAGTGGCAGCCGCCGCGGCGGCCGCGGAGGTCAAGGTTCTCGACGCAGCCGGAAACATTCTCTCCGACGGCGATTCCGTGACCCTGATCAAGGACCTGAAGGTCAAGGGTGCGAACCAGACCCTGAAGCAGGGCACGGTCATCCGCTCCATCCGGCTTACGGACAACCCAGAGGAGATCGACTGCCGCCACGACACCATCAAGGGACTCGTTCTGCGGACGGAGTTCGTGCGCAAGCGCTGACCTCGAGACGGCCGGCCCTGGAGCCGCCGCACGAAGGTGCGGCGGCTGTCGGCAGGCTTAAGGCGCCGCCGCGACCCCGTGATGCGCGTCGAGGGCCACGTTCCCGCTCGGCACCGTGGCTTCCACCGCATCGCGGCGGCGCCAGTCCGGGGCGGTCGCCTCGGCGACGAGCTCCGCGAGCGCCTGGTCGAGGGGCGCCGTGCGGGTCTGCTGGCTGCCGAGGCGCCGGATCGAGACCGTGCCCTCCTCGCCCTCGCGGCGCCCGACCACCAGCATCACCGGCACCTTGGCGTGCGAGTGCTCGCGGACCTTGTAGTTGATCTTCTCGTTGCGCAGGTCGAGCTCGGCCCGAAGCCCCGCCGCCTCCGCCGCCGCCAGCACCTCGCGGGCATAGAGGTCGGCGTCGCTGGTGATCGTCGCCACCACCACCTGCAGGGGCGCGAGCCAAAGCGGGAAATGGCCGGCGAAGTGCTCGATCAGGATGCCGGCGAAGCGCTCCATCGAGCCGCAGATGGCGCGGTGGACCATCACGGGCGTCTTCTTCTGCCCGTCGGCATCGACGTAGAAGGCGCCGAACCGCTCAGGCAGGTTGAAGTCCACCTGGGTGGTGCCGCATTGCCAGTCGCGCCCGATGGCGTCGCGCAGCACATACTCGAATTTGGGTCCGTAGAAGGCGCCCTCGCCCGGGTTGATCGCGGTCCTGATGCGGCCGCCGGACTGCTCCTCGATCTGGGCGAGCACCCGGGTCATCACCTCCTCGGCGTGATCCCAGAGCGCATCCGAGCCCACGCGCTTCTCGGGCCGCGTCGAGAGCTTCACGACGATCTCGTCGAAGCCGAAATCCGCGTAGGTGGAGAGGATCAGGTCGTTGATCTTCAGGCACTCGGCGGCGAGCTGGTCCTCGGTGCAGAAGACATGGGCGTCGTCCTGGGTGAAGGCGCGCACCCGCATCAGCCCGTGCAGCGCGCCCGAGGGCTCGTAGCGCGACACCGCGCCGAATTCCGCAAGGCGCAGCGGCAGATCGCGGTACGACTTGAGGCCGTGCTTGAAGATCTGCACGTGGCCGGGGCAGTTCATCGGCTTGATCGCGAAGACGCGCTCGTCCTCGGTCTTGGTGACGAACATGTTCTCCCGGTACCAGTCCCAGTGGCCCGAGGTCTCCCACAGGGCCTTGTCGAGGATCTGGGGAGCGTTGACCTCGCGGTAGTCGCCCTTCAGGCGCCGCCGCATGTAGGCGATCAGCTCCTGGAACAGGGTCCAGCCCTTCGGGTGCCAGAAGACGACGCCCGGCCCCTCCTCCTGGAAGTGGAACAGGTCCATCTCCCGGCCGAGGCGGCGATGGTCGCGCCGCTCGGCCTCCTCCAGCCGGTGGAGATAGGCGTCGAGATCGGCCTGGCTCGCCCAGGCCGTGCCGTAGATGCGGCTCAGCATCGGCCGCGAGGAATCGCCGCGCCAGTAGGCGCCCGCGACCTTCATGAGCTTGAAGGCCGCGCCGATCTTGCCCGTGGAGGTCATGTGCGGGCCGCGGCAGAGGTCGAACCACTCGCCCTGCCGGTAGATCTTCAGGTCCTCGCCCGGCGGGATCGCGTCCACGAGCTCGACCTTGAAGCTCTCGCCCTTGTCGGCGAACAGCGCCCGCACGTCGTCGCGCGCCCAGACCTCCTTGGTGAAGGGGGCGTCCCGCGCGATGATCTCGCGCATCCGCGCCTCGATCGCCGCGAAGTCGTCGGGCGTGAACGGGGTCTCGCGGTAGAAATCGTAGTAGAAGCCGTTCTCGATCACCGGGCCGATCGTGACCTGGGTCTCGGGCCAGAGGGACTGCACGGCTTCGGCGAGCACATGCGCGCAGTCGTGGCGGATCAGTTCGAGGGCCCGCGGGTCGGTGCGGTCGAGGAACTCGATGCGCGCGTCATGGGTGATCGCGTCGTCGAGGTCGTGGACGGTGCCATCGAGCGCCATCGCGACCGTGCGCTTGGCGAGCGACTTGGCGATGCCCTCGACCACCGCGCGGCCTGTGACCGCGGCGTCGTAGGCGCGTGTGGCGCCGTCGGGGAATGTCAGGATCGGCATGGAAGCTCCTTCGGCTCACTCCTGCGCACCGTGCAGGTAAGCGGATGGGATCAAGGCCGCCTCCATAGCAGCGCCGCCGGAAAAGGCCAGCGCGCGAGAATCCGCGTCAAGGGCCCGGGAGGGGATCGTGCACCTCCTCGGCGAGCGGCGTGGCCGGCGCGTTGACGCCCCGCCAGCGCCCATAGGCCCAGGGCCGGTGCCAGGCGGCGCCCTCCGGCAGCCGCTCGGGCACGAGATCGATGCCGTGGGTGCCGAAGGGGCCGCAGCGGCAGATCCGGGCCAAGCCCATCCAGCCGCCCGCCCAGAGCCCGTGCCGCTCTATCGCCTCGTCCGTGTAGGCCGAGCAGGAGGGCCAGTGCCGGCACTGGCGCCCGACGAGGCCCGACAGGGTGAGCTGGTAACCGCGGATGGCGACATGCGCGGCGCGGCGGGGCAGGCTCACGCGCTCGCCTGCACCGGGGCGCGCCGCGCCGCGATCTGGTCGAGGGCGTCGACCACGGCCTCGAAGGTCAGGAGCGTCGAGGCGTGCCGCGCCTTGAAATCGCGCACCGGCTCCAGCACGGCGAAGGCGGCCCACTTGCCCTCGGGGGCGGGGCCGCCCTCCTTGAGCATCCGCCGCACCTGATCGCGCAATTCCCGCAGCTCCGCGGCGGTGGCGCCGACCACGTGGCGGGCCATCAGCGAGGACGAGGCCTGCCCCAGCGCGCAGGCCTTCACCTCATGGGCGAAATCCGTGACGGTGTCGCCCTCCGTGGTGAGGTCCACCGTGACGGTCGAGCCGCACAGCTTCGAATGCTTGCTCGCGCTCGCCTCCGGGGCCGCCAGGCGGCCGAGCCGGGGGATGTCCGCGGCGAGTTCGAGAATGCGCCGGTTGTAGATGTCGCTCAGCATGGCGGCTCGGACTTATGGACGAGGGCGGGCTCCCCACACCAGATGGACTTCCCCGTGGACTTGGAGCAGAGGGCGGCCCATGTGATCTGATGTGCAGCCGGCGCATTGCGCGCCGGACCCTGAGGCACGATATAGGCGGCCCAGTGCCGGATCGCGAGCATGCGGGACGCGGCGCGTCCCCGGGAGGCTCGTCCCCATCCGCCCGGGGCTGACGACACGATGCGAGGCCCGTATCCCGCGGGCGGGAGGCTCCATGGATGCGGTGCTGAAGTCCTTGTCGGTTCGGTTGCCGGATGCGGCCGACAGGCGCAGCGACGTGGCCCGTCCGGAGCGCATCACCGAACGCCCGACCCGCCAGGAGGCGGAGGCCGCCGTGCGCACGCTGATCCGCTGGGCGGGCGACGATCCGGAGCGCGAGGGCCTGCGCGAGACGCCCCAGCGCGTCGCGCGCGCCTACGAGCAGATCTTCGGCGGCTACCGCCAGGACCCGACCAACATCCTCGACCGGGTGTTCGAGGAGGTCGAGGGCTACGGCGACATCGTGCTGGTGCGCGACATCCCGTTCCACTCGCATTGCGAGCACCACATGGTGCCGTTCATCGGCAAGGCCCACATCGCC
Encoded here:
- a CDS encoding alkylphosphonate utilization protein, translating into MVQDDDEYVYDEATGEWRPASEVAAAAAAAEVKVLDAAGNILSDGDSVTLIKDLKVKGANQTLKQGTVIRSIRLTDNPEEIDCRHDTIKGLVLRTEFVRKR
- a CDS encoding response regulator, whose product is MSDSGDAKPQPVILVVEDEPEERFLAATLLEETGFRVIEAETAEKALAILRERGEEVNVVFSDVRTPGPIGGFELARIIGVTWPRVHVLLTSGDAGDQPSDLRMSATFIPKPWRALDILTLVEQAAGYHGGRSPVGDASAG
- the yidD gene encoding membrane protein insertion efficiency factor YidD, with product MSLPRRAAHVAIRGYQLTLSGLVGRQCRHWPSCSAYTDEAIERHGLWAGGWMGLARICRCGPFGTHGIDLVPERLPEGAAWHRPWAYGRWRGVNAPATPLAEEVHDPLPGP
- the thrS gene encoding threonine--tRNA ligase; this translates as MPILTFPDGATRAYDAAVTGRAVVEGIAKSLAKRTVAMALDGTVHDLDDAITHDARIEFLDRTDPRALELIRHDCAHVLAEAVQSLWPETQVTIGPVIENGFYYDFYRETPFTPDDFAAIEARMREIIARDAPFTKEVWARDDVRALFADKGESFKVELVDAIPPGEDLKIYRQGEWFDLCRGPHMTSTGKIGAAFKLMKVAGAYWRGDSSRPMLSRIYGTAWASQADLDAYLHRLEEAERRDHRRLGREMDLFHFQEEGPGVVFWHPKGWTLFQELIAYMRRRLKGDYREVNAPQILDKALWETSGHWDWYRENMFVTKTEDERVFAIKPMNCPGHVQIFKHGLKSYRDLPLRLAEFGAVSRYEPSGALHGLMRVRAFTQDDAHVFCTEDQLAAECLKINDLILSTYADFGFDEIVVKLSTRPEKRVGSDALWDHAEEVMTRVLAQIEEQSGGRIRTAINPGEGAFYGPKFEYVLRDAIGRDWQCGTTQVDFNLPERFGAFYVDADGQKKTPVMVHRAICGSMERFAGILIEHFAGHFPLWLAPLQVVVATITSDADLYAREVLAAAEAAGLRAELDLRNEKINYKVREHSHAKVPVMLVVGRREGEEGTVSIRRLGSQQTRTAPLDQALAELVAEATAPDWRRRDAVEATVPSGNVALDAHHGVAAAP
- the folE gene encoding GTP cyclohydrolase I FolE, with product MDAVLKSLSVRLPDAADRRSDVARPERITERPTRQEAEAAVRTLIRWAGDDPEREGLRETPQRVARAYEQIFGGYRQDPTNILDRVFEEVEGYGDIVLVRDIPFHSHCEHHMVPFIGKAHIAYYPRRGVVGLSKLARVVDAFARRLQTQETMTAQIAETIDSVLNPRGVAVMVEAEHLCMAMRGVQKAGVSTLTTQFTGVFKQDPHEQVRFLTLVRDQR
- a CDS encoding iron-sulfur cluster assembly scaffold protein — protein: MLSDIYNRRILELAADIPRLGRLAAPEASASKHSKLCGSTVTVDLTTEGDTVTDFAHEVKACALGQASSSLMARHVVGATAAELRELRDQVRRMLKEGGPAPEGKWAAFAVLEPVRDFKARHASTLLTFEAVVDALDQIAARRAPVQASA